A stretch of Campylobacter gracilis DNA encodes these proteins:
- the rpsT gene encoding 30S ribosomal protein S20, giving the protein MANHKSAEKRARQTIKRTERNRFYRTRVKNITKAVREAVESKDLDAATQALKTANESFHSFVSRGFLKKQTASRKVSRLAKLVNSLKTAV; this is encoded by the coding sequence ATGGCAAATCACAAATCCGCCGAAAAACGCGCGAGACAAACCATAAAAAGAACGGAGCGAAATAGATTTTATCGCACCAGAGTAAAAAATATCACAAAAGCCGTAAGAGAGGCGGTCGAGAGCAAGGATCTAGACGCAGCGACTCAGGCTCTGAAAACGGCTAATGAAAGCTTCCACAGCTTCGTAAGCAGGGGCTTTTTGAAAAAACAGACCGCGAGCAGAAAAGTAAGCCGCCTAGCCAAACTCGTAAATTCTTTAAAAACCGCCGTGTAA
- the lspA gene encoding signal peptidase II, with protein sequence MAKTCIKFILLFAVIFAIDQTIKLAFLNGFSWQGEFFSLELTLNRGVAFSMFAFLGENLKFIQIALISALAGYVFYHKKFFCEHWMPFALMLAGGCSNLLDRFIRGGVVDYVAWHKWFEFAVFNFADVMIDLAVVIFIFQGLRTAKKEKNEEK encoded by the coding sequence ATGGCTAAGACCTGTATTAAATTTATCCTGCTTTTCGCGGTGATCTTTGCGATCGATCAAACGATCAAGCTCGCGTTTTTAAACGGCTTTTCGTGGCAGGGGGAGTTTTTTTCGCTAGAGCTTACGCTTAACCGCGGCGTTGCGTTTTCGATGTTTGCGTTTTTGGGCGAAAATTTAAAATTTATCCAGATCGCGCTGATCTCAGCTCTTGCAGGATACGTGTTTTATCACAAGAAATTCTTTTGCGAGCACTGGATGCCGTTTGCGCTGATGCTTGCTGGAGGATGTTCAAACCTGCTCGATCGCTTTATTCGTGGCGGCGTCGTAGATTATGTCGCATGGCATAAGTGGTTTGAGTTTGCGGTGTTTAATTTCGCCGACGTGATGATCGATCTAGCCGTGGTGATTTTTATTTTTCAGGGCTTACGCACCGCAAAAAAGGAGAAAAATGAAGAGAAATAA
- a CDS encoding CopD family protein gives MSYYWFKFVHFAGFISWMAMLFYMPRLYVYHAENLDKPDFVRVVKKMERMLYHAIGWIAMAVTVFSGVMLIILNPGLMKMGYFHIKLLAGVLLICYHLWLYYYMYKFEKNECHRSGKYFRAINEGPTIIMFIILYAMLIMPNLPSN, from the coding sequence ATGAGTTACTATTGGTTTAAATTTGTCCATTTTGCGGGCTTTATTTCATGGATGGCGATGCTGTTTTACATGCCGCGCCTGTATGTTTATCATGCTGAAAATTTAGACAAGCCGGATTTCGTAAGGGTCGTTAAAAAGATGGAGCGGATGCTGTATCACGCGATTGGCTGGATAGCGATGGCAGTGACGGTTTTTAGCGGCGTGATGCTTATCATTTTAAATCCGGGGCTTATGAAAATGGGGTATTTTCATATAAAATTACTAGCCGGAGTTTTGTTAATCTGTTATCATTTGTGGCTGTATTATTATATGTATAAATTTGAAAAAAACGAGTGTCACAGGAGCGGAAAATACTTCCGTGCGATCAACGAAGGCCCTACGATCATAATGTTTATAATACTTTATGCAATGCTAATAATGCCGAATTTACCGAGCAACTAG
- a CDS encoding NINE protein: protein MKRNNYIAYALWFLGAFSWIAAMPIGGGLHRIYCGKFISGFAQIALFWLGSFTLWFLVGFLFWAIWGIWILLDIFFVGIWVEDLNAFASETEEDDYEGRLKKVDALFELYQKGAISKEEFEARKEILIRD, encoded by the coding sequence ATGAAGAGAAATAATTACATCGCTTACGCGCTTTGGTTTTTAGGTGCGTTTTCATGGATCGCAGCTATGCCTATCGGTGGCGGACTGCATAGAATTTACTGCGGCAAATTTATCAGCGGATTTGCTCAAATTGCGCTATTTTGGCTAGGGAGCTTTACACTATGGTTTTTAGTGGGCTTTTTGTTTTGGGCGATTTGGGGAATTTGGATTTTGCTAGATATATTTTTCGTAGGAATTTGGGTGGAAGATTTAAATGCTTTTGCAAGCGAGACCGAGGAGGACGACTACGAAGGACGTCTAAAAAAAGTCGATGCGCTCTTTGAGCTGTATCAAAAAGGCGCGATTTCTAAAGAGGAATTCGAGGCGCGAAAAGAAATTTTAATAAGAGATTAA
- the glmM gene encoding phosphoglucosamine mutase — protein MKLFGTDGVRGKAGEFLTAELAMRLAMAAGIYFRKNSVTNMILVGKDTRRSGYMIETAIVAGLTSVGYNVRQIGPMPTPAIAFLTEDMRCDAGIMISASHNPYYDNGIKFFNSEGFKLDEKEEAQIEKIYFSDELIAEARTKMMQIGAAKRVDDVIGRYIVHIKNSFPKQKTLHGLRVVLDCANGASYRVAPTVFNELGAETIVIGDEPNGKNINDACGALSPQNLASEVKRLRADVGFAFDGDADRLVVVDENGEIIHGDALLGILAVYLKGKNRLAGNKMVATVMSNSALEDFLAKHDIALHRCNVGDKFVLETMHELGANFGGEQSGHVIFGDYAKTGDGIASALQFAACMLDTHKKASDLSAMLKPYPQILRNLKIADKKPLEKLKGLKELETSLKADKIRSLFRYSGTENVIRLLIEGKNEKLLQKRMDEVEKFFIKALNE, from the coding sequence ATGAAACTTTTCGGGACGGACGGCGTACGAGGCAAAGCGGGAGAATTTCTAACCGCCGAGCTTGCGATGCGACTAGCTATGGCCGCAGGAATTTATTTTAGGAAAAATTCCGTTACGAATATGATTTTAGTCGGCAAAGATACCCGCAGAAGCGGCTATATGATAGAAACCGCGATCGTTGCGGGTCTTACCTCGGTAGGCTACAATGTCCGCCAGATCGGCCCGATGCCTACTCCTGCGATTGCTTTTCTTACGGAGGATATGCGCTGCGACGCAGGCATCATGATAAGCGCAAGTCACAATCCATACTACGACAACGGCATTAAATTTTTCAACAGCGAAGGCTTTAAACTCGACGAAAAAGAGGAAGCGCAGATCGAAAAAATTTATTTCAGCGACGAACTCATCGCCGAGGCGCGCACCAAAATGATGCAAATCGGCGCCGCAAAGCGCGTGGACGACGTCATCGGCAGGTACATCGTACATATTAAAAATTCCTTCCCGAAGCAAAAGACTCTGCACGGGCTTCGCGTAGTGCTTGATTGCGCAAACGGAGCAAGCTACAGGGTCGCACCTACTGTATTTAACGAGCTTGGGGCTGAAACGATCGTCATCGGCGACGAGCCTAACGGAAAAAATATTAACGATGCTTGCGGCGCGCTAAGCCCGCAAAATTTAGCCTCGGAAGTCAAAAGATTGCGCGCCGATGTCGGGTTTGCCTTCGACGGGGATGCCGATAGGCTCGTAGTCGTGGATGAAAACGGCGAGATCATCCACGGCGACGCGCTACTTGGAATTTTAGCAGTCTATTTGAAAGGAAAAAATCGCTTAGCAGGCAATAAAATGGTAGCCACAGTGATGAGTAATTCTGCGCTGGAGGATTTTTTAGCTAAACACGACATCGCGCTTCATCGCTGCAATGTAGGCGATAAATTTGTACTTGAGACGATGCACGAGCTAGGCGCAAATTTTGGCGGCGAGCAGAGCGGGCATGTGATTTTCGGCGATTACGCTAAAACGGGCGACGGCATTGCAAGTGCGCTGCAATTCGCCGCCTGCATGCTGGATACGCATAAAAAAGCGAGCGACCTTTCGGCGATGCTTAAGCCATATCCTCAAATTTTACGAAATTTAAAGATCGCGGATAAAAAACCGCTTGAAAAATTAAAAGGGCTAAAGGAGCTTGAAACAAGCCTTAAAGCGGACAAAATCCGCTCGCTCTTTCGCTACTCCGGCACCGAAAACGTTATCCGCCTCTTAATCGAGGGTAAAAACGAAAAACTGCTGCAAAAGCGAATGGATGAAGTGGAAAAATTTTTCATCAAAGCCCTAAATGAATAG